DNA from Sphingomonas sp. IW22:
GGGAGGCACCGTCGGTACCGCTGATCGAGCTGCGCGAGGCATGAGCGCGCCCGAATGGCTGGCGGCCGAATGCGCCACCATCGCCTTTTGCTGGCGCGTTGAGCGGGTGGACGGGGTGGCGATCGGCCTGACATCGCACGACCGCGATCTGGTCTTCGACGGGATGGTGCACCGCGCGGCACCGGGCATCAGCCCGTCGGCGATCCGCCGCTCGGACGGGCTGGAGGCCGACAGCATGGATGTGACCGGCGCGCTGACCCACGACGCGATCGCGGAGCGCGACCTGCTGGCCGGGCGGTGGGACGGCGCGGGCGTGACGATCCTGGCGGTCGACTGGACCGATCCGGCCAACCGTGTCGAGCTGGGCCGCGGCACGATCGGTGCGATCGAGACGGCGGACGGCGGCTTTACCGCCGAATTGCGCGGGGCGACCGCCGCGCTGGATGCGCCGGTTGCCGAGCTGACATCCCCCGAATGCCGGGCCGAGCTGGGCGACGGGCGGTGCCGGGTGGCGATGGCGGCGGGGCGGCGGATCGTGCGCATCGTGGCGGCGGAGGGCAATCGACTGACGGTGGATGCGGCGGAGCCGGTGGCGGACGCTTATGGCAGCGGTCGGCTGCGCTGGCTGGACGGTGCCAATTCGGGAATGGCGGCGGCGATCGACCGGTCGGCGGGCGCGGACATGACCTTGCGCTTGCCGCCGCGATTGCCGGTGCGGCCGGGCGACCGGGTGGAGCTGATCCAGGGGTGCGACAAGCGGCTGGAGACGTGCGTCGCCCGATTTGCCAACGCCGCCAATTT
Protein-coding regions in this window:
- a CDS encoding DUF2163 domain-containing protein, producing the protein MSAPEWLAAECATIAFCWRVERVDGVAIGLTSHDRDLVFDGMVHRAAPGISPSAIRRSDGLEADSMDVTGALTHDAIAERDLLAGRWDGAGVTILAVDWTDPANRVELGRGTIGAIETADGGFTAELRGATAALDAPVAELTSPECRAELGDGRCRVAMAAGRRIVRIVAAEGNRLTVDAAEPVADAYGSGRLRWLDGANSGMAAAIDRSAGADMTLRLPPRLPVRPGDRVELIQGCDKRLETCVARFANAANFRGEPFLPGIDLLTRYPGA